One part of the Vitis riparia cultivar Riparia Gloire de Montpellier isolate 1030 chromosome 6, EGFV_Vit.rip_1.0, whole genome shotgun sequence genome encodes these proteins:
- the LOC117915741 gene encoding serine/threonine-protein kinase UCNL, translated as MENASPELHLDDLPAIQVLGKGAMGTVFLVHDRLADPSALSPFALKVVDKFSHHTKLDADRRARWEISVLKRLSNPEHPFLPTLIGSLETPEFLAWAVPFCPGGDLNVLRYHQTDRVFSPSVIRFYVAEIICALEHLHSMGIAYRDLKPENVLIQQSGHVTLTDFDLSRSLKPRTVKTLITSDPIELDPPEIRQRHRRNLTRLVTIVSDKGGLKKAKSARVSPVSRRKQSFSNGERSNSFVGTEEYVSPEVVRGDGHEFAVDWWALGILTYEMLYGTTPFKGKNRKETFRNVLMKTPEFIGKRTALTDLIGRLLEKDPTKRLGYNRGASEIKQHVFFRGLQWDKLTEVLRPPFLPSMDDELLTENITADEFDIREYFQKTKVKPSLTPSTSSRSVSLTEF; from the coding sequence atGGAGAATGCCTCGCCGGAGCTACATCTGGACGACCTTCCGGCCATCCAAGTGCTCGGAAAAGGCGCCATGGGCACCGTTTTCCTCGTCCATGACCGCCTAGCTGACCCTTCTGCTCTCAGTCCTTTCGCTCTCAAAGTTGTCGATAAATTTTCTCACCACACCAAACTCGACGCCGACCGTCGTGCCCGCTGGGAGATCTCCGTTCTGAAACGTTTATCGAATCCAGAACACCCGTTTCTTCCCACCCTAATCGGATCTTTGGAGACTCCCGAATTCCTTGCCTGGGCCGTTCCGTTTTGCCCCGGTGGGGACCTCAATGTTCTCCGGTATCATCAGACAGACCGCGTCTTCTCGCCGTCGGTGATACGGTTCTACGTGGCAGAGATCATCTGCGCGCTCGAGCACTTACATAGCATGGGCATTGCGTACCGTGATCTCAAGCCAGAGAACGTGTTGATACAGCAGTCAGGTCACGTGACGCTCACGGACTTCGATCTTTCCCGAAGCCTGAAGCCGAGAACGGTGAAGACACTCATCACCTCCGACCCAATTGAGCTCGACCCTCCGGAGATCCGTCAGAGGCATCGCCGGAACCTGACGCGACTCGTCACCATTGTGTCCGACAAGGGCGGGCTGAAGAAAGCTAAGTCCGCGCGTGTCTCGCCTGTGAGCCGCCGGAAACAGAGCTTCTCGAACGGGGAACGGTCGAACTCGTTCGTGGGGACGGAAGAGTATGTGTCGCCGGAGGTGGTCCGCGGCGACGGACACGAGTTCGCCGTTGATTGGTGGGCTTTGGGGATTCTCACGTACGAGATGCTCTACGGAACGACGCCGTTTAAAGGGAAAAATCGAAAAGAAACATTTCGAAATGTTTTAATGAAAACCCCAGAGTTCATCGGAAAACGGACGGCCCTCACTGACTTGATCGGACGGCTGTTAGAGAAGGACCCCACAAAACGATTGGGATACAACAGAGGCGCGTCGGAGATCAAACAGCACGTGTTCTTCCGAGGATTACAGTGGGACAAGCTAACAGAGGTATTAAGGCCGCCGTTTCTGCCGTCAATGGACGATGAACTTTTAACGGAGAATATAACGGCAGATGAGTTCGATATAAGAGAATACTTTCAGAAAACAAAGGTAAAACCCTCACTGACGCCGTCAACGTCATCCAGAAGCGTCTCCTTAACGGAGTTCTGA